A portion of the candidate division TA06 bacterium genome contains these proteins:
- a CDS encoding 2-C-methyl-D-erythritol 2,4-cyclodiphosphate synthase, which yields MRVGIGYDLHKLVEGRPLVLGGVAVDYHKGLLGYSDGDVLLHAIADAILGSVGMGDIGQHFPDTDPKYKGISSLKLLDEVAKKTGQLASVYNIDATIICQEPKLHPYIDDMRKKVASILTISADRVSIKATTTEGLGPEGQGDAIAAQAVVLVEDYKGEDYI from the coding sequence ATGCGCGTTGGTATAGGATACGATCTACACAAACTGGTAGAAGGGCGGCCCCTCGTTCTGGGAGGAGTGGCTGTAGATTACCATAAGGGCCTTCTCGGCTATTCAGATGGTGATGTACTGCTGCACGCAATTGCCGATGCCATCCTTGGCTCTGTAGGAATGGGCGACATAGGCCAGCATTTTCCGGATACGGATCCCAAATACAAAGGGATCTCGAGTTTGAAACTGCTGGATGAGGTTGCCAAGAAAACTGGACAGCTTGCTTCCGTGTACAATATTGATGCGACGATTATTTGCCAGGAACCAAAGCTTCACCCCTACATAGATGATATGAGGAAAAAGGTGGCAAGTATTCTCACCATCTCAGCGGATAGAGTTTCAATCAAGGCGACTACAACTGAGGGGTTGGGACCTGAAGGGCAAGGAGACGCGATAGCCGCACAGGCTGTGGTTCTGGTTGAAGACTATAAAGGCGAAGACTACATATAG
- a CDS encoding uracil-DNA glycosylase, translating into MTKRYLSQMMEMGERFIFLEKSPGPKDAMQDLMNKVESCKKCPLFKSRKNCVFGEGNPRAEIMFVGEAPGREEDAKGRPFVGAAGQLLTRMIEAIGLSRSDVYIANVLKCRPPGNRDPLPEEVDACKEFLFKQIELIKPKVICGLGSHATRTLLETSESISKMRGKVHTCRSRMFVPTYHPAALLRNAGWKRAAWEDLKLVRRLSKDLSDAR; encoded by the coding sequence CTGACAAAAAGGTATCTTTCGCAGATGATGGAGATGGGTGAAAGGTTCATCTTCCTGGAGAAGTCCCCTGGCCCCAAGGATGCGATGCAGGATCTGATGAATAAGGTCGAGAGTTGCAAGAAGTGCCCTCTTTTCAAATCCAGGAAAAACTGCGTTTTCGGGGAAGGGAATCCCAGAGCAGAGATAATGTTTGTGGGTGAGGCACCAGGAAGGGAAGAAGATGCGAAGGGCAGGCCTTTTGTGGGTGCAGCAGGACAGCTTCTTACCAGGATGATTGAAGCGATAGGTTTGAGCCGGAGCGATGTCTACATAGCAAACGTTCTCAAGTGCAGGCCGCCTGGAAACAGGGATCCTCTTCCCGAGGAAGTGGATGCTTGCAAGGAGTTTCTTTTCAAGCAGATAGAGCTGATAAAGCCCAAGGTCATATGCGGCCTGGGTTCCCATGCAACAAGGACGCTTCTAGAGACTTCAGAGTCTATCTCCAAAATGAGAGGGAAGGTTCATACGTGCAGGTCCAGGATGTTTGTTCCAACTTACCATCCGGCTGCCCTTCTGAGAAACGCTGGTTGGAAACGGGCTGCATGGGAAGATTTGAAACTGGTCAGGAGATTGAGCAAAGACCTTTCAGATGCAAGGTAG
- a CDS encoding TRAM domain-containing protein, giving the protein MANVVRVVFGVFCGATGYFIFHILGHIPILGVLLGVSCAVIIIAIEAMIVRRSAMQAVAGLIGLAAGLTVANLLSYVVTLVVKPIGGAKIPLFVFTNLALGYLGIVLAVRKGAELLSGNSGFQQPQSGVPSNSKILDTSVIIDGRIVDIAEAHFLEGPLVIPGFVLQELQHIADSPDDLRRARGRRGLDIVKRLQAQKHLKVRIEDIGIAEDEQVDSKIVRLAEQRGASIVTTDYNLNKVADLHGVVVLNMNDLAGAMKPVFLPGEELEVRLLKRGKESGQGVGYLEDGTMVVVDEGSTKLGRTVVSIVTSVLQTTAGRMIFAKLKK; this is encoded by the coding sequence ATGGCTAACGTGGTTAGAGTAGTATTTGGCGTATTCTGTGGCGCAACAGGATACTTTATCTTTCATATATTGGGGCACATTCCCATCCTGGGTGTCCTGCTGGGTGTCAGTTGTGCGGTCATTATAATTGCGATTGAAGCTATGATCGTCCGGCGTTCAGCGATGCAGGCTGTGGCTGGGCTTATCGGTTTGGCGGCCGGATTGACAGTCGCCAATCTTCTGTCATATGTAGTAACCCTTGTTGTCAAGCCGATTGGTGGTGCGAAGATACCGCTGTTTGTCTTTACAAATCTGGCTCTGGGCTATCTGGGGATCGTGTTGGCGGTGAGGAAGGGCGCTGAGCTTCTGTCCGGCAATTCCGGTTTTCAGCAACCCCAGTCAGGAGTTCCAAGTAACAGCAAGATTCTGGACACAAGTGTCATAATAGATGGAAGGATTGTAGATATCGCTGAAGCCCACTTTCTGGAGGGGCCGTTAGTGATACCGGGCTTCGTACTCCAAGAGCTCCAGCACATTGCGGATTCACCGGACGATTTGAGAAGAGCTCGGGGAAGGAGAGGGCTGGATATAGTCAAAAGACTTCAGGCACAGAAACACCTTAAGGTCAGAATTGAAGATATCGGTATAGCCGAGGATGAACAGGTTGATTCCAAAATTGTGAGGCTTGCCGAACAGAGGGGTGCGTCAATCGTGACCACTGACTACAATCTGAACAAGGTTGCAGACCTGCACGGCGTCGTAGTTCTCAACATGAATGACCTGGCCGGGGCTATGAAGCCGGTTTTCCTTCCGGGAGAAGAACTCGAAGTGAGGCTACTCAAGAGAGGAAAGGAGTCCGGACAGGGGGTTGGTTACCTTGAAGACGGCACAATGGTCGTGGTCGACGAAGGCTCCACGAAGCTTGGCAGGACTGTGGTCTCTATTGTGACGAGTGTTCTTCAGACCACGGCAGGGAGGATGATATTCGCAAAGCTCAAGAAGTGA
- a CDS encoding DNA-directed RNA polymerase subunit omega — MNKFEAVVIASQEARRINELADKEEKESPRKPTVVALKRLADEKLRVEVHEEKKA; from the coding sequence ATGAACAAGTTTGAAGCTGTGGTTATCGCCTCTCAGGAGGCGAGACGCATCAATGAGCTTGCAGACAAAGAGGAGAAAGAATCTCCACGGAAACCAACCGTAGTAGCCTTGAAAAGGTTAGCGGATGAGAAACTCAGGGTGGAAGTCCATGAAGAGAAAAAAGCCTGA
- a CDS encoding ABC transporter permease, translating to MDRLIRGFDQVASFVGGVFIMIFDVGKSIPRLPRSLHLLVEQMMSMGVDSLPIVCLTSVFIGMVTTFQAHFQTQDYVPVVYVSMSVSKAIMIELGPIMTGLVVAGRVGSSIAAELGTMKVTEQIDALETLAIDPVGYLVMPRFVSGIIMLPVLVIISEAVAILGGLLVAVFGLGISLHTFLTGLRIHFLARELFGGLIKAFFFGGIIAIMGSYHGFEARGGAEGVGRATTRAVVSSSVLILISNYLIARLVFR from the coding sequence ATGGACAGACTGATTCGCGGGTTTGACCAGGTCGCCTCCTTCGTGGGCGGCGTTTTCATTATGATCTTCGATGTGGGGAAGAGTATTCCCCGTCTACCCAGGTCGCTTCACCTGCTGGTGGAGCAGATGATGAGCATGGGTGTTGACTCGCTTCCCATCGTGTGCCTGACATCAGTCTTCATCGGCATGGTCACAACCTTCCAGGCCCATTTCCAGACCCAGGACTATGTCCCGGTGGTGTACGTCAGCATGTCCGTATCCAAGGCAATCATGATTGAACTTGGACCGATAATGACCGGACTTGTGGTGGCCGGACGGGTGGGGAGTTCCATAGCGGCCGAGTTGGGAACCATGAAAGTCACAGAGCAGATAGACGCTCTGGAGACGCTTGCCATCGATCCTGTTGGCTACCTTGTTATGCCCCGGTTCGTATCCGGAATCATAATGCTTCCCGTGCTTGTCATCATATCGGAGGCGGTTGCAATTCTGGGCGGCCTTCTGGTTGCGGTCTTCGGTTTGGGGATATCACTGCACACATTCCTCACTGGTCTACGCATACACTTTCTTGCCCGGGAGCTTTTCGGTGGTCTTATCAAGGCCTTCTTTTTCGGAGGAATCATTGCCATAATGGGTTCATATCACGGTTTTGAGGCTAGAGGTGGAGCTGAGGGTGTTGGGAGGGCGACCACCAGGGCGGTTGTCTCTTCCTCAGTTTTGATCCTCATATCTAACTACCTCATAGCGAGGCTGGTATTCAGATGA
- the dnaB gene encoding replicative DNA helicase translates to MADKVTERTQPQAVEAEASVLGGMLLERSAIGRAVELLDDTCFYLDSHRTIFSTICVLYDKGVPVDLVTVTEELKKRKQLDKAGGASYISVLLERVATGANVEYHARIILEKAVLRKLIQSTTGIVQRSYEGTDDVDELLDDAENKIFSIRQSRLKRGFVSVRTLIKGSFEAIEELSKRKKHITGIESGFVDLDRRTSGFQNSDFVVVASRPSMGKTSFALNVAQHAAINTRVPVGIFSLEMSKEQVVQRMLCSEARVDAQRLRTGYLSDADWPKLTAAAGRLNEAPIYIDDSAVLSIWELKSKARRLKSEVDLGVLMVDYMQLISGPSSENRQQEISAISRSLKALAKELDIPILAMSQLSRAVESRGGARRPVLSDLRESGAIEQDADVVIMVYRPELYGLQPEGVAELIVAKQRNGPTGTEKLAFVKQYTRFENMSGVEEVSPAEGADELGEVVS, encoded by the coding sequence ATGGCTGACAAGGTGACTGAGAGAACACAACCTCAGGCAGTGGAAGCAGAGGCTTCTGTGCTGGGGGGTATGCTTCTGGAGAGGAGTGCCATAGGCAGGGCCGTGGAACTGCTCGATGACACCTGTTTCTACCTGGATTCCCACAGAACGATATTTTCGACAATATGTGTCCTCTATGACAAGGGAGTGCCAGTAGATCTTGTAACGGTGACGGAAGAGCTGAAGAAGCGGAAACAGTTGGATAAGGCTGGAGGCGCTTCCTATATCAGCGTGCTCTTGGAAAGGGTGGCCACAGGAGCAAACGTTGAATACCACGCGAGGATAATTCTCGAGAAGGCGGTATTGCGCAAGCTCATCCAGTCAACCACTGGCATAGTCCAAAGATCATACGAAGGCACAGATGATGTGGATGAACTGCTGGATGATGCTGAAAACAAGATTTTCAGCATAAGGCAGTCTAGATTGAAGCGAGGATTCGTTTCAGTAAGAACTCTGATTAAGGGTTCCTTTGAGGCAATAGAAGAACTCTCAAAAAGAAAAAAGCATATTACGGGTATCGAGTCCGGCTTTGTCGACCTGGACAGGCGAACATCAGGATTTCAGAACTCTGATTTTGTGGTCGTTGCCAGCAGGCCTTCCATGGGTAAGACGTCTTTCGCATTGAATGTCGCTCAGCACGCTGCCATCAATACCAGGGTTCCAGTCGGGATATTCAGTCTGGAGATGAGCAAGGAGCAGGTTGTACAGAGGATGCTCTGCTCAGAAGCCAGGGTGGATGCACAGCGTTTGAGGACCGGGTATCTCTCTGACGCCGATTGGCCCAAGCTGACTGCTGCTGCGGGAAGGCTTAATGAGGCGCCCATCTACATAGACGACAGCGCTGTCCTTTCCATCTGGGAGCTGAAGAGCAAGGCCAGGAGACTTAAGTCCGAGGTCGACCTTGGGGTTTTGATGGTTGACTACATGCAGTTGATCTCAGGCCCAAGCAGTGAGAACAGACAGCAGGAGATATCGGCTATCTCCCGTTCCCTCAAGGCGCTGGCCAAGGAACTTGATATTCCAATCCTTGCCATGTCACAGCTATCTCGGGCAGTGGAGTCAAGGGGAGGAGCACGGCGTCCGGTGCTTTCCGATTTGAGAGAGTCCGGCGCAATAGAGCAGGATGCAGACGTGGTGATAATGGTGTATCGGCCCGAGTTGTATGGGCTGCAGCCCGAAGGCGTTGCGGAGTTGATAGTCGCCAAGCAACGCAATGGTCCAACTGGCACGGAAAAGCTGGCGTTCGTGAAGCAGTATACTCGATTTGAAAACATGTCGGGAGTTGAAGAGGTTAGTCCTGCTGAAGGAGCGGACGAGCTTGGCGAGGTTGTTAGCTGA
- a CDS encoding MCE family protein — MPKRGVEIRVGALLIIAMVVLFLGYTWYSGYKFRHGGYHVTVLFSDVTGLQVGDDVRVAGVKKGKVRSITLEGKDVEVVLRLEQGVELYKDAGFAIMDVALISGTKYIAVMPGTSSVALDLDGRPRGKPSAAFAMNKIVDLSESVNKLVTVLRENLFTDEAVTSARETIENLNALTKNLTTVLDKSGRDLATGVNAFKSASIKLDSLLGSEEFTNTVARLDTLTRKMTSGEGSLAKLLNDPDAYDEMKGTLKAAKELLEDIKAHPRKYINLELF; from the coding sequence ATGCCTAAGAGAGGTGTGGAGATAAGAGTGGGAGCCCTTTTGATTATTGCGATGGTTGTACTCTTTCTTGGATACACGTGGTACTCCGGGTACAAGTTCAGGCACGGCGGCTATCACGTGACCGTGCTCTTCTCAGATGTGACCGGCCTTCAGGTGGGTGACGATGTCAGGGTTGCTGGAGTGAAAAAGGGAAAGGTGAGGTCGATCACACTGGAGGGCAAGGATGTAGAAGTGGTTCTGAGGCTAGAGCAAGGCGTGGAGCTCTACAAGGATGCCGGTTTTGCAATCATGGATGTCGCTCTCATAAGCGGCACGAAATACATTGCAGTGATGCCGGGGACCAGTTCAGTCGCTCTCGATCTGGATGGACGTCCGAGGGGAAAACCGTCCGCCGCGTTTGCGATGAACAAGATAGTTGATCTTTCTGAATCGGTGAATAAGCTGGTCACTGTCTTGAGGGAAAATCTTTTTACTGACGAGGCTGTCACATCAGCAAGAGAGACGATTGAGAACCTGAATGCTCTGACCAAAAACCTTACCACGGTGCTGGATAAGAGTGGAAGGGACCTTGCCACCGGAGTGAATGCTTTTAAGTCCGCTTCAATTAAACTTGATTCACTTCTCGGCTCCGAGGAATTTACCAACACCGTGGCACGTCTTGATACTTTGACCCGAAAGATGACCAGCGGGGAGGGTAGTCTGGCCAAGCTTCTGAACGATCCTGATGCCTATGACGAGATGAAGGGGACGCTCAAGGCGGCGAAGGAGCTCCTTGAGGACATAAAGGCCCATCCCAGGAAGTACATCAATCTGGAGCTGTTTTAG
- a CDS encoding ABC transporter ATP-binding protein — translation MIVLKGLVQGFGDNRVLRDLDLAIDDGETMVVIGASGCGKSVLLKCIMGLLRVDSGAIMVDGKDITQIGRRELFELRKRLGMVFQSSALFDSLSVGENIGLALQEHTDNSSGRIRHIVEEKLGLVGLSGTEHLRPAELSGGMKKRVAIARAIVMEPDYVLYDEPTTGLDPITADRIDDLIRDLQSKLSITTIAVTHDMKSAYKIADRIAMLHDGKIVFSGTPDETKVVEDPVVRRFIEGRWERPLDAELETSIQEGVVPAGGQDA, via the coding sequence ATGATAGTTCTTAAGGGTCTGGTCCAAGGCTTCGGGGATAACCGGGTGCTCAGGGATCTTGATCTCGCCATAGACGACGGGGAGACGATGGTGGTCATAGGAGCCAGCGGATGCGGGAAATCCGTACTTCTGAAATGCATTATGGGTCTCTTAAGGGTTGACTCGGGGGCCATCATGGTCGATGGGAAAGATATCACCCAAATAGGGCGAAGGGAACTCTTTGAATTGAGGAAGAGACTTGGCATGGTATTTCAGAGTTCGGCCCTTTTTGATTCCCTTTCGGTAGGCGAGAACATAGGTTTAGCTTTGCAGGAACACACAGACAATTCGAGCGGAAGAATAAGGCACATAGTCGAGGAAAAACTTGGCCTGGTGGGTCTTTCCGGGACCGAACATTTGAGGCCAGCAGAGCTTTCTGGCGGCATGAAGAAAAGGGTGGCCATAGCGAGAGCCATTGTCATGGAGCCTGACTATGTTCTCTACGATGAGCCAACCACGGGACTGGATCCCATAACTGCGGACAGGATAGATGACTTGATAAGAGACCTTCAATCCAAGCTATCCATAACCACCATTGCGGTGACCCATGACATGAAGAGCGCATACAAGATAGCAGACAGGATAGCCATGCTTCATGACGGGAAGATCGTATTCTCTGGGACCCCGGATGAGACAAAAGTGGTGGAAGACCCGGTGGTGAGACGATTCATAGAGGGGAGATGGGAGAGGCCACTGGACGCGGAGCTGGAGACCTCCATTCAGGAAGGAGTAGTGCCAGCAGGGGGACAAGATGCCTAA
- the ispD gene encoding 2-C-methyl-D-erythritol 4-phosphate cytidylyltransferase, with translation MIAAAGSGERMKGKTLKQFLPLRGRPLLAHTIQKFEDCDVVDEVVVVVPKGKVAYCQSEIVDKYGFGKVIRCVEGERERQDSVYNGLNAVCGEIVCVHDGVRPAVSTKLLYECLSAARTFGAAIAGVPVRNTVKRVEEGGVVATLNRDELWEVQTPQAFKRELLIRAFEDALKGGFYGTDESSLVERLGVKVHMVMGSYDNIKVTSLEDLKVLEVVMETEP, from the coding sequence GTGATAGCTGCGGCAGGCTCTGGCGAGAGGATGAAGGGCAAGACGTTGAAGCAGTTCCTGCCCCTCAGAGGTAGGCCCCTCCTGGCCCATACCATCCAGAAGTTCGAGGATTGTGATGTCGTAGACGAGGTGGTAGTCGTTGTTCCAAAGGGGAAGGTTGCTTACTGCCAGAGTGAAATAGTGGACAAGTACGGCTTTGGAAAGGTGATTCGCTGTGTCGAAGGTGAGAGAGAAAGGCAGGATTCTGTTTACAACGGATTAAATGCTGTTTGCGGAGAGATTGTCTGTGTTCACGATGGTGTGAGACCAGCAGTTTCCACAAAACTTCTGTACGAGTGTTTGAGTGCTGCTCGAACTTTTGGCGCGGCAATTGCGGGAGTGCCTGTCAGGAATACGGTGAAAAGAGTGGAAGAGGGAGGTGTAGTCGCCACGCTCAACAGGGATGAGCTATGGGAGGTTCAGACTCCTCAGGCCTTCAAGAGGGAGCTACTCATCCGTGCATTCGAAGACGCTTTGAAAGGCGGTTTTTACGGGACCGATGAGTCTTCTCTTGTGGAGAGGCTTGGAGTGAAGGTGCATATGGTCATGGGAAGCTATGACAACATCAAAGTCACCTCTCTTGAAGATTTGAAGGTTCTTGAAGTGGTAATGGAAACGGAGCCCTGA
- the radA gene encoding DNA repair protein RadA: MKKTETKFVCSNCGYESIKWLGKCPNCGKWETLAEEIVSHSRLPAHLPPRSSPVKIGDISPTKHLRSASGIAEFDRVLGGGVVPGSLVLIGGDPGIGKSTLLLQSVSRLAERGKRVLYASGEESRDQTKLRAERLGVETNNLYVLSETNLESILQSVSELGPDIVVIDSIQAIYHPDLDSAPGSVGQVRECGGLIMRTAKSNSIAFFLIGHVTKGGVIAGPKTLEHLVDTVLYLEGDLHHHFRILRGVKNRFGSTNEIGVFEMGEKGLREIANPSEAFLSERSGGSPGAVVTCSVEGSRSILVEIQALVSPTSFGMPQRVATGTDQKRLAMLLAVLERKGGLRISDKDVFCNVAGGMRVDETAADFAIIAALASNYRDKPVARDTIVVGEVGLAGEIRRVHQIERRIMEAKRLGFTRCVCSMADSEDFSIEGFDMVGVFDVNNALEVLSL; this comes from the coding sequence GTGAAAAAGACTGAAACCAAATTCGTTTGCAGCAACTGCGGGTATGAGTCGATAAAGTGGTTGGGGAAGTGCCCCAACTGCGGAAAATGGGAGACACTTGCGGAGGAGATAGTAAGCCACTCACGCCTTCCCGCTCATTTGCCCCCCAGGAGCTCGCCGGTGAAAATAGGTGACATATCTCCGACAAAACATCTCAGATCAGCAAGCGGAATCGCGGAGTTTGACAGGGTCCTGGGTGGCGGGGTAGTTCCAGGCTCGTTGGTGCTGATAGGAGGAGATCCCGGCATAGGGAAGTCAACGCTGCTGCTTCAGTCAGTGAGTCGCCTGGCGGAGCGTGGGAAAAGGGTCCTCTACGCCTCTGGTGAGGAATCACGGGACCAGACCAAGCTGAGGGCAGAAAGGCTTGGTGTGGAGACAAACAATCTGTACGTTCTTTCAGAGACGAACCTTGAGTCTATCCTGCAGTCAGTTTCCGAGCTGGGGCCGGACATAGTGGTAATTGATTCGATTCAAGCTATCTACCATCCAGACCTTGATTCCGCACCGGGGAGCGTCGGCCAGGTGAGAGAGTGCGGTGGCCTGATAATGCGGACAGCAAAGTCGAATTCGATTGCGTTTTTCCTCATAGGCCACGTTACCAAGGGCGGAGTGATCGCGGGTCCCAAAACTCTTGAACACCTCGTAGATACGGTTCTCTATCTTGAAGGGGACCTTCACCACCACTTTCGCATACTGAGGGGGGTGAAAAACAGGTTCGGCTCGACCAATGAGATTGGCGTTTTTGAAATGGGCGAGAAAGGGTTAAGAGAAATAGCCAACCCGTCTGAAGCGTTCCTCTCGGAGAGGAGCGGGGGCTCACCAGGTGCTGTGGTTACCTGTTCTGTTGAAGGTTCCAGGTCTATTCTTGTTGAGATTCAGGCTCTTGTTTCCCCCACAAGTTTTGGAATGCCGCAGCGGGTGGCTACTGGTACAGATCAGAAGAGACTCGCGATGCTTTTGGCTGTGCTGGAAAGGAAAGGCGGCCTGAGAATATCAGATAAGGATGTGTTTTGCAATGTGGCCGGGGGCATGCGTGTTGATGAGACGGCCGCCGACTTTGCCATAATAGCGGCACTAGCTTCAAATTACAGGGACAAGCCCGTAGCCAGGGATACGATCGTTGTGGGAGAAGTCGGGTTAGCAGGAGAGATAAGGAGGGTCCACCAGATAGAAAGGAGGATAATGGAGGCTAAGAGATTGGGGTTTACAAGGTGCGTCTGTTCCATGGCAGACTCAGAGGATTTCTCCATCGAGGGTTTCGACATGGTTGGTGTGTTCGATGTTAACAACGCGTTAGAGGTTCTTTCTCTTTGA
- the coaBC gene encoding bifunctional phosphopantothenoylcysteine decarboxylase/phosphopantothenate--cysteine ligase CoaBC gives MKRKKPETLERRRILLGVTGSIAAYKALEIVRRLRALDADVIVIMTEAATKFVGPLSFETLSGNEVVKELFPAQKKVGTRHIDLASSSDLLVIAPATANILGKIACGIGDCILSTMAYAVRSPILFAPAMNKRLWDNPVVRENCRKLESLGHVMVGPEEGDLACGETGKGRMSEPEKVVAEVAKTLARRFDLSGKTILVSAGGTREYIDPVRFISNGSTGRMGFSIARAALNRGAKVHLVAGFTSVGRPSGVEFRFTKTAEDMNRAVLSILPRVDAVMMAAAVSDFQPQRSHSQKVKSKEMTLRLVRCPDILMHIARKKKKGTYVVGFSLETKDNIERAKSKLRKKDLDMIVSNAPDAMGSEQARVTLILRKGDIEVLPLLSKDEVADRILDRVKNSIG, from the coding sequence ATGAAGAGAAAAAAGCCTGAAACTCTCGAGAGAAGAAGGATACTCCTGGGTGTCACGGGCAGCATAGCAGCCTACAAGGCTCTTGAAATAGTGAGGCGACTAAGAGCTCTGGATGCCGATGTAATTGTCATCATGACCGAGGCTGCCACAAAATTTGTGGGCCCTCTTTCGTTTGAGACGCTGTCAGGGAATGAGGTGGTGAAAGAACTCTTTCCGGCCCAGAAGAAGGTGGGAACCAGGCACATCGACCTGGCATCATCATCAGATTTGCTGGTTATTGCGCCGGCCACAGCGAACATCTTAGGAAAGATTGCGTGTGGAATTGGCGATTGCATCCTCAGCACTATGGCCTATGCCGTCAGGTCCCCCATACTGTTCGCGCCTGCGATGAACAAGAGGCTGTGGGACAACCCCGTTGTACGTGAAAACTGCCGGAAACTTGAGTCGCTCGGCCATGTGATGGTTGGTCCTGAGGAAGGCGATCTGGCCTGCGGTGAAACCGGAAAAGGGAGGATGTCTGAGCCCGAGAAGGTTGTGGCAGAGGTCGCGAAAACCCTGGCCAGGAGATTTGATCTCTCAGGCAAGACCATTCTTGTCTCGGCCGGTGGGACGAGAGAGTACATAGACCCGGTGAGGTTCATATCAAACGGTTCGACAGGCAGGATGGGGTTCTCTATTGCAAGGGCAGCACTCAATCGAGGAGCAAAGGTTCATCTGGTGGCAGGATTCACATCCGTGGGCCGACCCTCTGGTGTCGAATTCAGGTTTACCAAAACAGCGGAAGACATGAACAGAGCTGTGCTCTCAATACTCCCCCGTGTTGATGCAGTGATGATGGCTGCCGCGGTAAGCGATTTCCAACCGCAAAGATCTCATTCACAGAAGGTCAAGTCTAAGGAGATGACGCTCAGATTGGTGAGGTGTCCTGACATTCTGATGCACATCGCGAGAAAGAAGAAGAAGGGAACCTATGTTGTTGGGTTTTCTCTGGAGACTAAGGATAACATAGAGAGGGCGAAGTCAAAACTGAGAAAAAAGGATCTGGATATGATCGTGTCCAACGCGCCTGATGCTATGGGCTCTGAACAGGCTCGGGTCACTTTGATATTGCGTAAGGGTGATATCGAAGTTCTGCCCCTTCTAAGCAAAGATGAGGTGGCAGACAGGATACTGGACAGAGTCAAAAACTCTATTGGCTGA